Proteins encoded in a region of the Megalops cyprinoides isolate fMegCyp1 chromosome 3, fMegCyp1.pri, whole genome shotgun sequence genome:
- the LOC118775210 gene encoding tyrosine-protein kinase BAZ1B-like isoform X1, whose amino-acid sequence MAPLLGRKPYPLVKPLAEPPGPGEDIYIIEHTKEAFRNKDEYEARLQRYGERIWTCKSTGSNQLTHKEAWEEEQEVTELLKEEYPPWFEKPVLEIVHHNTVSLDKLVDQAWVEILTKYALDEECDFLGGVCGVQLGKDKSLRVKVVKVHPLEKPEDDAAEKKLDGACDSPSSDKENASQENQKKQPPPKEEESRRDSLCDRARRSPRKLSTNFKEEKKRWVMPKFLPHKYDVKLINDAKVISNVPADSLFRTERPPNKEIMRYFIRHNAMRLGTGESAPWVVEDELVKKYSLPSKFSDFLLDPHKYFAENLSAKRKSLSSPDGRPTKKPKSTAGEAKVLNEKGEKNKEEEEEKKKKKKKKKKDQLNTSLCPTIWDHMQVKKINGSPLKVKNSGTPKKPAAGGEKDDATIHLTPVLQKTPKSSKKPGDKKQTEAKKNRKSGTKNLNGQKASKTEGKGPKTPKMKQMTLLDMAKSRTSASPKKRSKSTGPGTPKLGKPLPPMALHLLRYYKENKGKEDKKSALSSLISKAAKVLTAEDRGRLPEELRDIVQKRWELLEHKRRWAAMSEEEKQDVMRKKREEIKEKLRERAKERREKEMLVRREQQRRFEDQELEGKSLPAFKLVDMPEGVPNALFGDIAMVADFLNCYAGLLMPDDQYPITAPALMEAVAADRGGFLYLNRVLVILLQTLLQDELAEGYSELDMPLSEIPLTMHSVSELVRLCLRPLDSQGEGSGSEESSLGGYSNAVSGEFLEKLETAEVFELTPQEKVRLLVALCHRILMTYSVEDHMDAMQQRSAELWKERLATLKEVNDRKRAEKQRRKEEMEAKGAAGGWVKVEGGGGTTPVSSGKPEKKKEGSGRKDASKAKAAPPPAEPEPEDMISTVKSRRLLAIQAKKEKEEQERQNKERMEKEAEEERVRKQKAAAERAFQEGIKKAKLVLRRVPLGTDRNHNRYWLFSDVVPGLYIEKGWVHESFNYSFSLPPEEVKKEEPEEVEKEEEEECSAESALNDDGQQGAPTASENPIETTIPKMGQNLWFVCDTPRELEELMESLHPQGVRESVLKSRLEYRYQDVLRSIYLARKPNLGLKTCDGHQELLKYLRSDIIEVASRLQKGGLGYMDDTSEFEERVRSLENLKDFGECVITLQESVIKKFLQGFMAPKQQKKKKKQGGEESSRAEYVDEEKMMAEEARVATAVEKWKSTIREAQTFSRMHVLLGMLDACIKWDMSAENARCKVCRKKGEDDKLILCDECNKAFHLFCLRPALYSIPEGEWLCPACQPAVARRCTRGRNYNEDTDEEEDTEEEEEEEEDEEEEEEEEDDDEENDFRPIRHSLRSRKAAKGKRSKGSSKPAPKKQTPPSSRASRPKGSPGSPSDTDELVRQSSRSRVSRQEQDLERCEEILNKLVKLRYSWPFREPVSPDEAEDYLDIISSPMDFQTMQRKCAEGQYRHSSDFLEDMKLVFSNAEEYNRPGSTVLSCMAKTEQSFVELLHKMAPGLAYLRRRTRKRAGQNQRGAEEESEEEEEEEHKTQNGRQRRTTKQDEEEDDDDDEEEEEEEEERSGRQSRKSQHRGAQRRKYEESESEEDESRVRRTSRRAAAASGRKDYREQESDSEREERRRGRADSGRARLRRGGEGDSSDEDRPGQRHSKRQKCSP is encoded by the exons ATGGCACCGTTGTTGGGCCGGAAGCCATACCCGCTGGTGAAGCCACTAGCAGAGCCTCCAGGCCCAGGGGAGGACATCTACATCATCGAGCACACTAAGGAGGCCTTTCGGAACAAAGA TGAGTACGAGGCACGTCTGCAGAGGTACGGGGAGCGCATCTGGACATGCAAGAGCACAGGCAGCAACCAGCTCACGCACAAGGAAGCctgggaggaggagcaggaagtCACTGAGCT ACTCAAGGAGGAGTACCCGCCCTGGTTTGAGAAGCCGGTCCTTGAGATCGTCCATCACAACACGGTCTCTCTGGACAAGCTGGTGGACCAGGCCTGGGTGGAGATCCTTACTAAGTACGCCCTGGATGAGGAGTGTGACTTTCTG gggggtgtgtgtggtgtgcagttgGGGAAGGACAAAAGCCTGCGGGTGAAGGTGGTGAAGGTGCACCCCCTGGAGAAGCCTGAGGATGACGCCGCTGAGAAGAAGCTGGACGGGGCCTGCGACTCGCCCTCGAGCGACAAAGAGAACGCCAGCCAGGAGAACCAGAAGAAGCAGCCGCCGCCCAaggaagaggagagcaggagggacagtCTCT GCGACAGGGCGCGTCGTTCACCCCGAAAGCTCTCTACCAACTtcaaggaggagaagaagagatgGGTGATGCCAAAATTTCTGCCACACAAGTACGACGTCAAGCTGATCAACGATGCCAAG GTCATTAGCAACGTCCCAGCAGACAGTCTGTTCCGCACAGAGCGCCCGCCCAACAAAGAGATCATGCGCTACTTCATCCGGCACAACGCCATGCGTCTGGGCACGGGGGAGAGCGCCCCCTGGGTTGTGGAGGACGAGCTGGTGAAGAAATACTCCCTGCCAAGCAAATTCAGCGACTTCCTGCTCGACCCACACAAG TACTTTGCTGAAAACCTGTCAGCCAAACGGAAAAGCCTGAGCTCGCCGGACGGACGGCCCACCAAGAAACCCAAATCGACAGCAGGAGAGGCAAAGGTGCTGAACgagaagggagaaaagaataaggaggaggaggaggagaagaaaaagaagaagaagaagaaaaaaaaggaccaGCTCAACACGTCTCTATGCCCCACCATATGGGACCACATGCAG GTGAAGAAGATAAATGGCTCTCCCCTGAAGGTGAAGAATTCTGGAACCCCCAAGAAACCAGCTGCTGGTGGAGAAAAGGACGACGCCACAATCCACCTGACGCCTGTCTTGCAGAAGACCCCCAAGTCCAGCAAAAAGCCCGGTGACAAGAAGCAGACGGAGGCAAAGAAGAACAGGAAGAGCGGGACCAAGAACCTAAATGGCCAGAAGGCCTCCAAGACGGAGGGGAAAGGGCCCAAAACGCCCAAGATGAAGCAGATGACCCTGCTGGACATGGCCAAAAGCAGGACGTCCGCAAGCCCCAAGAAGAGGTCCAAGAGCACGGGGCCGGGCACACCAAAACTGGGCAAGCCCCTCCCGCCGATGGCGCTCCACCTGCTGCGCTACTACAAGGAGAACAAGGGCAAGGAGGACAAAAAGAGCGCCCtgtcctctctcatctccaAGGCGGCCAAGGTGCTGACGGCGGAGGACCGGGGCCGGCTGCCCGAGGAGCTGCGGGACATCGTGCAGAAGCGCTGGGAGCTGCTGGAGCACAAGAGGCGCTGGGCGGCCATGAgcgaggaggagaagcaggacgTGATGCGCAAGAAGCGCGAGGAGATCAAGGAGAAGCTGCGGGAGAGGGCCAAGGAGCGGCGCGAGAAGGAGATGCTGGTCCGCCGCGAGCAGCAGCGCCGCTTCGAGGACCAGGAGCTGGAGGGCAAGAGCCTGCCCGCCTTCAAGCTGGTGGACATGCCCGAGGGCGTGCCCAACGCCCTCTTCGGCGACATCGCCATGGTGGCCGACTTCCTCAATTGCTACGCCGGCCTGCTGATGCCCGACGACCAGTACCCCATCACCGCCCCGGCGCTGATGGAGGCCGTGGCCGCCGACAGGGGCGGCTTCCTGTACCTGAACCGGGTGCTGGTGATCCTGCTGCAGACCCTGCTCCAGGACGAGCTGGCGGAGGGCTACAGCGAGCTGGACATGCCGCTGTCCGAGATCCCCCTCACCATGCACTCTGTCTCGGAGCTGGTGCGCCTCTGCCTGCGGCCCCTGGACTCCCAGGGCGAGGGGAGCGGCTCGGAGGAGAGTTCCCTGGGCGGCTACAGCAACGCGGTGAGCGGCGAGttcctggagaagctggagacGGCGGAGGTGTTCGAGCTGACGCCGCAGGAGAAGGTGCGCCTGCTGGTGGCGCTGTGCCACCGCATCCTCATGACCTACTCGGTGGAGGACCACATGGACGCCATGCAGCAGCGCTCGGCCGAGCTGTGGAAGGAGCGCCTGGCCACGCTCAAGGAGGTCAACGACCGCAAGAGGGCCGAGAAGCAGCGCCGcaaggaggagatggaggccAAGGGCGCGGCGGGGGGCTGGGTCAAGGTGGAGGGCGGCGGCGGCACCACCCCGGTCTCCTCGGGAAAGCCggagaaaaagaaggagggaaGTGGAAGGAAAGACGCCAGCAAGGCCAAGGCAGCACCGCCCCCCGCCGAACCCGAGCCGGAGGACATGATCAGCACCGTGAAGAGCAGGAGGCTCCTCGCCATCCAGGccaagaaggagaaggaggagcaggagaggcagaacAAGG AGCGGAtggagaaagaggcagaagaGGAGCGGGTCCGCAAGCAGAAAGCGGCTGCCGAGAGGGCCTTCCAGGAGGGCATCAAAAAGGCCAAGCTGGTCCTGCGACGCGTCCCTCTGGGAACAGACCGCAACCACAACAG gtacTGGCTGTTCTCTGACGTGGTGCCTGGACTGTACATAGAGAAGGGCTGGGTGCACGAGAGCTTCAACTACAGCTTCTCTCTGCCCCCCGAGGAGGTGAAGAAAGAAGAACCTGAGG aggtggagaaggaggaggaggaggagtgcagTGCAGAAAGCGCCCTGAATGATgacggccagcagggggcgccgaCTGCATCCGAGAACCCTATTGAAACTACCATCCCAAAAATGGGACAAAACCTTTG gtttgtgtgtgacaCGCCgcgggagctggaggagctgatggAGAGCCTGCACCCGCAGGGTGTCAGAGAGAGCGTGCTGAAGAGCAGGCTGGAGTACAG GTACCAGGACGTCCTGCGCTCCATCTACCTGGCCCGCAAGCCCAACCTGGGCCTGAAGACCTGCGACGGCCACCAGGAGCTGCTGAAGTACCTGCGCAGTGACATCATCGAGGTGGCCTCTCGGCTGCAGAAGGGCGGTCTGGGGTACATGGACGACACCTCCGAGTTTGAGGAAAGG GTGAGGTCCCTTGAGAACCTGAAAGATTTCGGGGAGTGCGTCATCACCCTCCAGGAGAGCGTGATCAAGAAATTCCTGCAGGGCTTCATGGCCCCCAagcagcagaagaagaagaagaagcagggaggggaggagagcagcagggcagagtACGTGGATGAGGAGAAGATGATGGCGGAGGAGGCTAGG GTGGCGACAGCAGTGGAGAAGTGGAAGAGCACCATCCGCGAGGCACAGACCTTCTCCCGCATGCACGTCTTGCTGGGCATGCTGGATGCCTGCATCAAGTGGGACATGTCTGCAGAGAACGCCCGCTGCAAGGTGTGCCGCAAGAAAG GGGAAGACGACAAGCTGATCCTGTGTGATGAGTGCAACAAGGCCTTCCACCTGTTCTGCCTGCGGCCGGCGCTCTACTCCATCCCCGAGGGCGAGTGGCTGTGTCCCGCCTGCCAGCCTGCCGTGGCGCGCCGCTGCACCAGAGGAAG AAATTACAATGAGGACACAGATGAAGAAGAAGAcacagaagaagaggaagaagaggaggaggatgaggaagaagaagaggaggaggaggatgatgatgaggaaAATGACTTCAGGCCCATTCGACATAGTT TGAGATCGAGGAAGGCCGCCAAGGGGAAGCGCTCCAAGGGCTCCAGCAAGCCGGCCCCCAAGAAGCAGACGCCCCCCAGCTCCAGGGCGAGCCGGCCGAAGGGCTCCCCCGGCAGCCCCTCTGACACGGACGAGCTG GTGCGCCAGAGCTCCAGGAGCCGGGTGAGCAGGCAGGAGCAGGACCTGGAGAGGTGCGAGGAGATCCTCAACAAGCTGGTCAAGCTGCGCTACAGCTGGCCCTTCAG agagccGGTGTCCCCCGACGAGGCGGAGGATTACCTGGACATCATCTCCAGCCCCATGGACTTCCAGACAATGCAGCGCAAGTGTGCGGAGGGCCAGTACCGGCACAGCAGCGACTTCCTGGAGGACATGAAGCTGGTGTTCTCCAATGCCGAGGAGTACAACCGGCCCGGCAGCACCGTGCTCTCTTGCATGGCCAAGACGGAGCAGAGCTTCGTGGAGCTGCTGCACAAGATGGCACCGGGCCTCGCCTACCTCCGGCGCCGCACGCGCAAACGGGCCGGCCAGAACCAGCGCGGGGCGGAagaggagagcgaggaggaggaggaggaggaacacaaaacacaaaacggcaggcagagaaGGACCACAAAGCAGGACGAGGAGGAAGACGACGATgacgatgaggaggaggaagaggaagaagaggagcgGAGCGGGCGCCAGAGCAGGAAGAGTCAGCACCGCGGTGCGCAGAGACGGAAGTACgaggagagcgagagcgaggaGGATGAGAGCCGGGTGCGGAGGACCAGCAGGCGCGCGGCGGCCGCCTCCGGCCGCAAGGATTACCGCGAGCAGGAAAGCGACAGCGAGCGGGAGGAGCGGCGCCGCGGGAGGGCGGACAGCGGCCGGGCGCGGCTCCGcagggggggcgagggggacAGCAGCGACGAGGACAGGCCCGGCCAACGGCATTCCAAACGGCAAAAGTGCTCCCCCTGA
- the LOC118775210 gene encoding tyrosine-protein kinase BAZ1B-like isoform X2, producing MAPLLGRKPYPLVKPLAEPPGPGEDIYIIEHTKEAFRNKDEYEARLQRYGERIWTCKSTGSNQLTHKEAWEEEQEVTELLKEEYPPWFEKPVLEIVHHNTVSLDKLVDQAWVEILTKYALDEECDFLLGKDKSLRVKVVKVHPLEKPEDDAAEKKLDGACDSPSSDKENASQENQKKQPPPKEEESRRDSLCDRARRSPRKLSTNFKEEKKRWVMPKFLPHKYDVKLINDAKVISNVPADSLFRTERPPNKEIMRYFIRHNAMRLGTGESAPWVVEDELVKKYSLPSKFSDFLLDPHKYFAENLSAKRKSLSSPDGRPTKKPKSTAGEAKVLNEKGEKNKEEEEEKKKKKKKKKKDQLNTSLCPTIWDHMQVKKINGSPLKVKNSGTPKKPAAGGEKDDATIHLTPVLQKTPKSSKKPGDKKQTEAKKNRKSGTKNLNGQKASKTEGKGPKTPKMKQMTLLDMAKSRTSASPKKRSKSTGPGTPKLGKPLPPMALHLLRYYKENKGKEDKKSALSSLISKAAKVLTAEDRGRLPEELRDIVQKRWELLEHKRRWAAMSEEEKQDVMRKKREEIKEKLRERAKERREKEMLVRREQQRRFEDQELEGKSLPAFKLVDMPEGVPNALFGDIAMVADFLNCYAGLLMPDDQYPITAPALMEAVAADRGGFLYLNRVLVILLQTLLQDELAEGYSELDMPLSEIPLTMHSVSELVRLCLRPLDSQGEGSGSEESSLGGYSNAVSGEFLEKLETAEVFELTPQEKVRLLVALCHRILMTYSVEDHMDAMQQRSAELWKERLATLKEVNDRKRAEKQRRKEEMEAKGAAGGWVKVEGGGGTTPVSSGKPEKKKEGSGRKDASKAKAAPPPAEPEPEDMISTVKSRRLLAIQAKKEKEEQERQNKERMEKEAEEERVRKQKAAAERAFQEGIKKAKLVLRRVPLGTDRNHNRYWLFSDVVPGLYIEKGWVHESFNYSFSLPPEEVKKEEPEEVEKEEEEECSAESALNDDGQQGAPTASENPIETTIPKMGQNLWFVCDTPRELEELMESLHPQGVRESVLKSRLEYRYQDVLRSIYLARKPNLGLKTCDGHQELLKYLRSDIIEVASRLQKGGLGYMDDTSEFEERVRSLENLKDFGECVITLQESVIKKFLQGFMAPKQQKKKKKQGGEESSRAEYVDEEKMMAEEARVATAVEKWKSTIREAQTFSRMHVLLGMLDACIKWDMSAENARCKVCRKKGEDDKLILCDECNKAFHLFCLRPALYSIPEGEWLCPACQPAVARRCTRGRNYNEDTDEEEDTEEEEEEEEDEEEEEEEEDDDEENDFRPIRHSLRSRKAAKGKRSKGSSKPAPKKQTPPSSRASRPKGSPGSPSDTDELVRQSSRSRVSRQEQDLERCEEILNKLVKLRYSWPFREPVSPDEAEDYLDIISSPMDFQTMQRKCAEGQYRHSSDFLEDMKLVFSNAEEYNRPGSTVLSCMAKTEQSFVELLHKMAPGLAYLRRRTRKRAGQNQRGAEEESEEEEEEEHKTQNGRQRRTTKQDEEEDDDDDEEEEEEEEERSGRQSRKSQHRGAQRRKYEESESEEDESRVRRTSRRAAAASGRKDYREQESDSEREERRRGRADSGRARLRRGGEGDSSDEDRPGQRHSKRQKCSP from the exons ATGGCACCGTTGTTGGGCCGGAAGCCATACCCGCTGGTGAAGCCACTAGCAGAGCCTCCAGGCCCAGGGGAGGACATCTACATCATCGAGCACACTAAGGAGGCCTTTCGGAACAAAGA TGAGTACGAGGCACGTCTGCAGAGGTACGGGGAGCGCATCTGGACATGCAAGAGCACAGGCAGCAACCAGCTCACGCACAAGGAAGCctgggaggaggagcaggaagtCACTGAGCT ACTCAAGGAGGAGTACCCGCCCTGGTTTGAGAAGCCGGTCCTTGAGATCGTCCATCACAACACGGTCTCTCTGGACAAGCTGGTGGACCAGGCCTGGGTGGAGATCCTTACTAAGTACGCCCTGGATGAGGAGTGTGACTTTCTG ttgGGGAAGGACAAAAGCCTGCGGGTGAAGGTGGTGAAGGTGCACCCCCTGGAGAAGCCTGAGGATGACGCCGCTGAGAAGAAGCTGGACGGGGCCTGCGACTCGCCCTCGAGCGACAAAGAGAACGCCAGCCAGGAGAACCAGAAGAAGCAGCCGCCGCCCAaggaagaggagagcaggagggacagtCTCT GCGACAGGGCGCGTCGTTCACCCCGAAAGCTCTCTACCAACTtcaaggaggagaagaagagatgGGTGATGCCAAAATTTCTGCCACACAAGTACGACGTCAAGCTGATCAACGATGCCAAG GTCATTAGCAACGTCCCAGCAGACAGTCTGTTCCGCACAGAGCGCCCGCCCAACAAAGAGATCATGCGCTACTTCATCCGGCACAACGCCATGCGTCTGGGCACGGGGGAGAGCGCCCCCTGGGTTGTGGAGGACGAGCTGGTGAAGAAATACTCCCTGCCAAGCAAATTCAGCGACTTCCTGCTCGACCCACACAAG TACTTTGCTGAAAACCTGTCAGCCAAACGGAAAAGCCTGAGCTCGCCGGACGGACGGCCCACCAAGAAACCCAAATCGACAGCAGGAGAGGCAAAGGTGCTGAACgagaagggagaaaagaataaggaggaggaggaggagaagaaaaagaagaagaagaagaaaaaaaaggaccaGCTCAACACGTCTCTATGCCCCACCATATGGGACCACATGCAG GTGAAGAAGATAAATGGCTCTCCCCTGAAGGTGAAGAATTCTGGAACCCCCAAGAAACCAGCTGCTGGTGGAGAAAAGGACGACGCCACAATCCACCTGACGCCTGTCTTGCAGAAGACCCCCAAGTCCAGCAAAAAGCCCGGTGACAAGAAGCAGACGGAGGCAAAGAAGAACAGGAAGAGCGGGACCAAGAACCTAAATGGCCAGAAGGCCTCCAAGACGGAGGGGAAAGGGCCCAAAACGCCCAAGATGAAGCAGATGACCCTGCTGGACATGGCCAAAAGCAGGACGTCCGCAAGCCCCAAGAAGAGGTCCAAGAGCACGGGGCCGGGCACACCAAAACTGGGCAAGCCCCTCCCGCCGATGGCGCTCCACCTGCTGCGCTACTACAAGGAGAACAAGGGCAAGGAGGACAAAAAGAGCGCCCtgtcctctctcatctccaAGGCGGCCAAGGTGCTGACGGCGGAGGACCGGGGCCGGCTGCCCGAGGAGCTGCGGGACATCGTGCAGAAGCGCTGGGAGCTGCTGGAGCACAAGAGGCGCTGGGCGGCCATGAgcgaggaggagaagcaggacgTGATGCGCAAGAAGCGCGAGGAGATCAAGGAGAAGCTGCGGGAGAGGGCCAAGGAGCGGCGCGAGAAGGAGATGCTGGTCCGCCGCGAGCAGCAGCGCCGCTTCGAGGACCAGGAGCTGGAGGGCAAGAGCCTGCCCGCCTTCAAGCTGGTGGACATGCCCGAGGGCGTGCCCAACGCCCTCTTCGGCGACATCGCCATGGTGGCCGACTTCCTCAATTGCTACGCCGGCCTGCTGATGCCCGACGACCAGTACCCCATCACCGCCCCGGCGCTGATGGAGGCCGTGGCCGCCGACAGGGGCGGCTTCCTGTACCTGAACCGGGTGCTGGTGATCCTGCTGCAGACCCTGCTCCAGGACGAGCTGGCGGAGGGCTACAGCGAGCTGGACATGCCGCTGTCCGAGATCCCCCTCACCATGCACTCTGTCTCGGAGCTGGTGCGCCTCTGCCTGCGGCCCCTGGACTCCCAGGGCGAGGGGAGCGGCTCGGAGGAGAGTTCCCTGGGCGGCTACAGCAACGCGGTGAGCGGCGAGttcctggagaagctggagacGGCGGAGGTGTTCGAGCTGACGCCGCAGGAGAAGGTGCGCCTGCTGGTGGCGCTGTGCCACCGCATCCTCATGACCTACTCGGTGGAGGACCACATGGACGCCATGCAGCAGCGCTCGGCCGAGCTGTGGAAGGAGCGCCTGGCCACGCTCAAGGAGGTCAACGACCGCAAGAGGGCCGAGAAGCAGCGCCGcaaggaggagatggaggccAAGGGCGCGGCGGGGGGCTGGGTCAAGGTGGAGGGCGGCGGCGGCACCACCCCGGTCTCCTCGGGAAAGCCggagaaaaagaaggagggaaGTGGAAGGAAAGACGCCAGCAAGGCCAAGGCAGCACCGCCCCCCGCCGAACCCGAGCCGGAGGACATGATCAGCACCGTGAAGAGCAGGAGGCTCCTCGCCATCCAGGccaagaaggagaaggaggagcaggagaggcagaacAAGG AGCGGAtggagaaagaggcagaagaGGAGCGGGTCCGCAAGCAGAAAGCGGCTGCCGAGAGGGCCTTCCAGGAGGGCATCAAAAAGGCCAAGCTGGTCCTGCGACGCGTCCCTCTGGGAACAGACCGCAACCACAACAG gtacTGGCTGTTCTCTGACGTGGTGCCTGGACTGTACATAGAGAAGGGCTGGGTGCACGAGAGCTTCAACTACAGCTTCTCTCTGCCCCCCGAGGAGGTGAAGAAAGAAGAACCTGAGG aggtggagaaggaggaggaggaggagtgcagTGCAGAAAGCGCCCTGAATGATgacggccagcagggggcgccgaCTGCATCCGAGAACCCTATTGAAACTACCATCCCAAAAATGGGACAAAACCTTTG gtttgtgtgtgacaCGCCgcgggagctggaggagctgatggAGAGCCTGCACCCGCAGGGTGTCAGAGAGAGCGTGCTGAAGAGCAGGCTGGAGTACAG GTACCAGGACGTCCTGCGCTCCATCTACCTGGCCCGCAAGCCCAACCTGGGCCTGAAGACCTGCGACGGCCACCAGGAGCTGCTGAAGTACCTGCGCAGTGACATCATCGAGGTGGCCTCTCGGCTGCAGAAGGGCGGTCTGGGGTACATGGACGACACCTCCGAGTTTGAGGAAAGG GTGAGGTCCCTTGAGAACCTGAAAGATTTCGGGGAGTGCGTCATCACCCTCCAGGAGAGCGTGATCAAGAAATTCCTGCAGGGCTTCATGGCCCCCAagcagcagaagaagaagaagaagcagggaggggaggagagcagcagggcagagtACGTGGATGAGGAGAAGATGATGGCGGAGGAGGCTAGG GTGGCGACAGCAGTGGAGAAGTGGAAGAGCACCATCCGCGAGGCACAGACCTTCTCCCGCATGCACGTCTTGCTGGGCATGCTGGATGCCTGCATCAAGTGGGACATGTCTGCAGAGAACGCCCGCTGCAAGGTGTGCCGCAAGAAAG GGGAAGACGACAAGCTGATCCTGTGTGATGAGTGCAACAAGGCCTTCCACCTGTTCTGCCTGCGGCCGGCGCTCTACTCCATCCCCGAGGGCGAGTGGCTGTGTCCCGCCTGCCAGCCTGCCGTGGCGCGCCGCTGCACCAGAGGAAG AAATTACAATGAGGACACAGATGAAGAAGAAGAcacagaagaagaggaagaagaggaggaggatgaggaagaagaagaggaggaggaggatgatgatgaggaaAATGACTTCAGGCCCATTCGACATAGTT TGAGATCGAGGAAGGCCGCCAAGGGGAAGCGCTCCAAGGGCTCCAGCAAGCCGGCCCCCAAGAAGCAGACGCCCCCCAGCTCCAGGGCGAGCCGGCCGAAGGGCTCCCCCGGCAGCCCCTCTGACACGGACGAGCTG GTGCGCCAGAGCTCCAGGAGCCGGGTGAGCAGGCAGGAGCAGGACCTGGAGAGGTGCGAGGAGATCCTCAACAAGCTGGTCAAGCTGCGCTACAGCTGGCCCTTCAG agagccGGTGTCCCCCGACGAGGCGGAGGATTACCTGGACATCATCTCCAGCCCCATGGACTTCCAGACAATGCAGCGCAAGTGTGCGGAGGGCCAGTACCGGCACAGCAGCGACTTCCTGGAGGACATGAAGCTGGTGTTCTCCAATGCCGAGGAGTACAACCGGCCCGGCAGCACCGTGCTCTCTTGCATGGCCAAGACGGAGCAGAGCTTCGTGGAGCTGCTGCACAAGATGGCACCGGGCCTCGCCTACCTCCGGCGCCGCACGCGCAAACGGGCCGGCCAGAACCAGCGCGGGGCGGAagaggagagcgaggaggaggaggaggaggaacacaaaacacaaaacggcaggcagagaaGGACCACAAAGCAGGACGAGGAGGAAGACGACGATgacgatgaggaggaggaagaggaagaagaggagcgGAGCGGGCGCCAGAGCAGGAAGAGTCAGCACCGCGGTGCGCAGAGACGGAAGTACgaggagagcgagagcgaggaGGATGAGAGCCGGGTGCGGAGGACCAGCAGGCGCGCGGCGGCCGCCTCCGGCCGCAAGGATTACCGCGAGCAGGAAAGCGACAGCGAGCGGGAGGAGCGGCGCCGCGGGAGGGCGGACAGCGGCCGGGCGCGGCTCCGcagggggggcgagggggacAGCAGCGACGAGGACAGGCCCGGCCAACGGCATTCCAAACGGCAAAAGTGCTCCCCCTGA